AGTGATGATCTGACACTACTGAGATTACTATTTTGTGCGTCAGGAACCTTTTGCAGTACGTTCTTCCCGTGTCTTTAGTGTTTTTGGCAACTGGGATGCTTACGTTGAAGGGACTCAGAAGACAAGGGCGTCTTGGAAGATTGTTTGGAATGGTTACCATTCGAGATCAGCCATCTTCAAATACTATTCAAAAAATTATTGCTGTCAAAGATGCTATGCAAGATCTGGAGAGCTGTCTCCAGAACATGAATGTTGTGCTTCTAAAGCTACGGACAATTGTACTATCTGGCCATCCTCAGGTATGTTGTTATGTTCTATTCACTCGATCACGTTTCTATCAACACTTTCTTCTATCTCTGTTATATAACTTGGTTACAAGATTTTGAAATACTCTTGTCAGGTAACGACGGAAGTAGCGCTGGTTTTGCTATCTATTGCAACGGTTCTAGTCATAGTCCCATTCAAGTATGTTCTGGCATGTGTTCTCTTCGATCAGTTTACTCGGGAGCTCGAGTTCCGGAAAGAAATGGTCATGAAATTCAAAGCTTTGTTAAGAGAACGTTGGGAAATGGTGCCAGCAGCTCCTGTCCTTGTTTTACCTTTTGTAAATGAAGAGTCTACACCACCTCCAACTCAAGAGAAGCAACCACCTCAGAAAACCAATACAGATAGGTGATAGATAAAGACAGTGGCACGTTGTGTTAATGTTGTGGTATTTGCATATCAAAtgtagtaaaaaaataaattattctcTGGTTGGTAAAATGTATATGGCAAGTACAGAGCTCTGTAGAtgttaaatcaatatttatctGTATGAATCTCACGAATTAGTTACTAGTTTAGCTATTTAAGAGATCATTATCCGTTGCACAGTTACAGTCGCAGATAATCTTCTCTCATTACTTTCTTGATCTTTATCTGAAGAGGGTGAGAAAGTGCGTCATGGtctttgtcttagcatatgcaATTGTGGTTTCTTGTGAAATTTCAAACGTGGTGCAAGCTTATTGACTCGTTTTACATGCAAGCAGCCGAAAACAAAAGAGAACCGTTACAAAAATTGAAACGTATTAACTCCTATGTGTCACATGCAGCATGTTTCGCATTAAACTTTATATAGTAAACATTCCATGCGTTCTAACTTGAAAACGAACACAAACTCAAAAAAGATGAGAATCCAAGGTAGAGGATATGCGTTTATAGTTGCAGTGGTGGCGTCTTTTATTTTAAAGCAGCCTGAGTTGTTAGTGACCGGACAAGCTACAGTTCCGGCTATGTTTGTGCTGGGAGACTCATTGGTCGATGTTGGGAACAACAACTTTCTAGCATCCGTGGCTCGAGCCAATTACTTACCTTATGGCATAGACTTAAACTTCCGTCCTACTGGCAGGTTTAGCAACGGCATGAACTTCGTTGATTTGCTTGGTAACATTTTAGACACTTTCTCTGTCAAAAATCAGTTTAATTTTAGCATAACTCTCCTCTTACTGACACTgttccgaaaaaaaaaaaacagctcaGTTGTTAGGAATCTCGTCGCCTCCTCCCTTTGCGGATCCAACCACATGGGGCACTAGAATCCTTGGAGGAGTTAACTATGCTTCTGCAGCTGGTGGCATCCTCGATGAATCAGGACAACACTATGTAATTTTCTGAGTTTTGTTTCCTCACTTATGATGTAAGTGTTAGTATAGTGTTGATAGAGGCTTTTAATGTGCAGGGAGACAGATTCAGCCTGAGCCAGCAAGTGGTGAACCTAGAGGGGACGCTGAGccagttgagaacaatgatGAGTCCCCAAAACTTTACTGATTACTTGAAAAAATCGCTGGTGGTTCTCGTTTTTGGAAGCAATGACTATCTCAACAACTACCTTATGCCTAATCTCTACTCATCCAGCTTCAGATACAAACCGCCTGAGTTCGCCAATCTACTTATCAATCAATACGCTCGACAACTTCTTGTATGCCAACATCAAAATCTTCATATACAGTATCATTTCAATGAACCTTCTGATAATCATTTTGAAACTATTGTGTAGACTCTATACAGCCTAGGTCTAAGGAAAGTGTTCATAGCTGGAGTAGGACCACTAGGCTGCATACCAAACCAAAGAGCCACTGCACCACCCGGGAGATGCGTTGATAGTGTGAACCAGATTCTAGGCACATTTAACCAAGGGCTAAGATCACTTGTTGACCAGCTGAACCAGCGTTCACCTGGTGCTATCTATGTATATGGCAACACATATCGCGCAGTTGGTGATATCTTAAACAACCCAGCTACTTACGGTATTAACCTCCTCCTAGATTACATTGCTGATGATAAACGGAGTTTCTATGAGTATCAAAAGAGGCTTATGTATTGTACAGGATTCAGCATAGCGGACAGGGCTTGTTGCGGAACAGGTAGGAACCAAGGACAGATCACATGTTTGCCGTTGCAGAATCCTTGTCCTAACAGGTCACAGTACGTCTTTTGGGATGCATTCCATCCTACTCAGACTGCAAA
This Brassica napus cultivar Da-Ae chromosome C6, Da-Ae, whole genome shotgun sequence DNA region includes the following protein-coding sequences:
- the LOC106402753 gene encoding GDSL esterase/lipase At1g71250-like, translated to MRSNLKTNTNSKKMRIQGRGYAFIVAVVASFILKQPELLVTGQATVPAMFVLGDSLVDVGNNNFLASVARANYLPYGIDLNFRPTGRFSNGMNFVDLLAQLLGISSPPPFADPTTWGTRILGGVNYASAAGGILDESGQHYGDRFSLSQQVVNLEGTLSQLRTMMSPQNFTDYLKKSLVVLVFGSNDYLNNYLMPNLYSSSFRYKPPEFANLLINQYARQLLTLYSLGLRKVFIAGVGPLGCIPNQRATAPPGRCVDSVNQILGTFNQGLRSLVDQLNQRSPGAIYVYGNTYRAVGDILNNPATYGFSIADRACCGTGRNQGQITCLPLQNPCPNRSQYVFWDAFHPTQTANSILVRRAFYGPPTDAYPVNVQQMTLLP